The following is a genomic window from Pararhizobium capsulatum DSM 1112.
ATGAACAAGGGAATGAGGGGCGCAGAAATGAGGAGAATGAGAGCCGCCACCCAGGATTGGAAGGCCACGACGGCGAGGAACACCGTCGGAATCGCAACCGCCTTCAGTCGGGCAATATTATAGCGTGCAAGATAGGGTAGCAGCATGTCCGCCTGCTCCCCGAGGATGCTGGCGCACTCCCCGGATGCCTTCTCGCTCGGCGACCGTTCTGACAATCCGGCGGTTGCCGCGGCACGATGCCGACTTAGCTCGGGACGAGCGGCCTTGAAAGAGAGCCGCGTCGCAGCCGCATCCAGAACGGCGCGCAGCGTGCCAAGCGCTGCGACCGCCAGCGAGACCGGAAGAAGATTTTCGGCTTTGCCTTGCGTCGCCAGTTCCCCGACCGTCGAGGCAATCAGCCAGGCCTGAGGCGCCCAAAGCACAGCCGCGACGACGGCGACGATACTGGCCAGGACACCACGATGGTCGCCTTTTTCCTTCGAACCCAGCTGCTGATCGATGCCTTGCCCCGGTAACTCGGCACTCATGGTTGAAGTCACCTCTGCCTTGGTTGAAGGCACGCGCACCGTGCCCCTTCTGCATGGACTTACAGTCTTACGGCGTCGCACAAATTGATACGCATCAATCCCGGCCTACATAGGTACGGATAACGCCAAGGTTGCAAGGGAAAATTCACCGTATCCCGGCGCATAAATGCCGCGGCCTCGGCCCAACCGATTTTTCAGTGAAAGTACCAAGGCTTGATTTGCGCTTAAACGCGGCAAGGCAGCTGGGGGAAGGAAGCGCCATGCGGGAACTCGCAACCAACTCTCCGGGTTCGGAGAAATCAGGAAGAGTGGAAACCGAGGGATTTTCACTTCCGGCAAGCGGTATCAATCCACCTTCGACGTCGGAGATCGCTATCGAGCCCTCACGGCCAGGGATATTCGGCGATTTTCGCGCCCTCTGCCTTTAGGCGAGTTACCAACTGTCGCCGGTAGGCGACGACGTCCGGCACAGGCTTTGCTCGCCGGGTGGTGACTTCCTCAGCCGTAAACGGAGCGACAATGGATGGGTCACCCCAGCTTTTGACGACATAGTTGAGAACGGCGGCGATCTGCGCGTCGCTGAGGCTTGAACCGACGACACCCGGCACATGCATCATATAGGTGCGGCCTTCGTCATCGGCTGCGAATGCATCTATATAGCCCGGAAACTGCGGAATGCCGGCATGCGGTAGGCCCTCGCCCGTCTCGGTGTGACAACCGGCGCAGCGCAGCATGTAGTTGAACCGGGCCGAGTGATCCGAAGCCTGGGCCGACACCGCGACCAGGGCCAGACCACCGCCCAGGAGTGCTGCCAGCCGCGGGCGCCGAGCCATGTCAATGGCCCTCCCGCATGGCACGCAGCTGTTTATGAGCCTGCGGCGCTTTCAGCGCGGCATCGATTGTTGCCGTGTGCGCAAAGCTCCCGAGACCGTTCAAATCCTTGAGCACATAGTTGGCGACGGCCGTCAGCTCCTCGAGGGAGCCTGCCTCGGTCTGCGGCGGCATGACCAGGCCGATATAGTCGATGCCGTTGGCGCTGATCTTGCCGCTCAGGCCGCCGGCAAGCACGCCGGCAATGTAGGTCGGCGCCTTGTCGCCAAGGCGTGACCAGAGTGCCGGATCGACGAGCGGCGGCGCAACACCTTCGGTGCCGACGCCCCCCTCTCCGTGACAGGCTTCGCAAACCGCCACGAACATGTCCTTGCCATGGTCGGCGGCAAGCGCAGGCGCGGGGGAAACAGTGATGAGCGCCATGGCGGCAAGGGCAAACAAGCCATGCCGATCACTCATCCGCAACACCCACCAGGACGGCAACGGTGCAGTGATAGCCCTTGTCGGTATTGGCCATGCACCAGTTGATGTCGTTGTAGAGACCCATGCGATAACCGGGACGCTCGCGCTCCGACGTGAAGCAGAAGGTCGAGCCTGAAACAGAGGCCTTGCCGCAGCAGTCGTTGTATGAAACCAGATAATCCTTGTTGTCGTTCGGGTTGCGGCAGGTGCCGACCCAGGAGACTTTCGACGCCGAAGAACCCGGCG
Proteins encoded in this region:
- a CDS encoding c-type cytochrome, with translation MARRPRLAALLGGGLALVAVSAQASDHSARFNYMLRCAGCHTETGEGLPHAGIPQFPGYIDAFAADDEGRTYMMHVPGVVGSSLSDAQIAAVLNYVVKSWGDPSIVAPFTAEEVTTRRAKPVPDVVAYRRQLVTRLKAEGAKIAEYPWP
- a CDS encoding c-type cytochrome; this translates as MSDRHGLFALAAMALITVSPAPALAADHGKDMFVAVCEACHGEGGVGTEGVAPPLVDPALWSRLGDKAPTYIAGVLAGGLSGKISANGIDYIGLVMPPQTEAGSLEELTAVANYVLKDLNGLGSFAHTATIDAALKAPQAHKQLRAMREGH